Part of the Deltaproteobacteria bacterium genome, GCGCCATGATGACAATACCGATGTACAAAAGAATGCCGATGCCCGCTTCGAGGGGTATCAGCCCTAACACCGCTTGCATGGTGCCAGTTAAGCAGAGAAAACTGATGAATACTCCGTTCAAAGTAGAGTAGCCCACCCGTGCGCCAAGCCGCTTCCATCCGGGATGGCCGATGTAAATCGTGGTCGGAAATACGCTGCCGAACAACGCCGCTACCACCGATCCAATGCCGTTGGCCATCAATGAAGGGAAAGTTTTGAAACGGTCGCCGGCGGCTTCGGCGCTCTCGATATTCTGCAGCGAACCGACGACGTTGAAAATCCCCATCGGAAAGATCACTGAGAAGTAGCTGAGAAAAGAGGGGTGGGTCAGCGCTTCCCAGAGCGAGCCGCCGGCGTACTGCGGTAGCGCCAACGAGACATTGAAATGAAGTGCGTCGCGATTCATGAGGCCCAGCCCCCAACCCAGAATGGTACCGAGGCCGATAGCCACCATCCCACCCGGCAAACCCAGCGGCAATTTCTGATGCGAAAAGTAGGCGACAAAAATGAGTGCCATGGGCAGCAGCGCGACTAGAGGGCGCGAATAAATCTTAAAAGTGAAGTCCATCGCGATGAACGTGATCGCGATGCCTGACAGAGCCGAAAGCAGCGCCGCCCGCGGCGTCACCCGCCGCACGCTTTCGGCGACGAAGGCGCCGACGATTTCAATCACGCCATTGAGAAAGCAAGCGACCAGCCCCACTTTCCAAGCCCAAACCGGATCTTTGGTCTCCAGATAGATCGGCAGCATGATGAAAAAGACGAAAGCGAACAACGCCACGGTGTTGATGCCGTAAGGCAGCGCCGTGATGTCGTCGCGCCCGCTCTCGCGCATCAACCGGTGCGCCTGCCAGGCATAGAAGAAATTGCCAACCAAAATCGAAAGCGCTGCGCCGGGAAGAATCATGCCAAAGATATAACTGTCGGGCAGATGAACCAGCTCGCGGCAAAGTGTGACGATTAAAATCAACTGGATCAGGTTGTCGATCATCAACCCGAAAAAGCCGTCCCAGTCTTTGCGAACAAACCAAGGGGGATTGAAAGAAGCGTGCGCCATTGAACGAAAAATCTCCAGGGAATTCTTCCGACTGTAACGGGCGACAGCGCGTCGAGTCAAATCAAGCGGTGACCGATGGTCTCTATTGTGATCGCCTGTGCGGAAACTCTGGCGGCTGGAATAACGAAAGCGGGTTAAAAAATGAGGTTAAATCTTTCCTGCGTGGGGCGCGTTTGCACGACCTTGGCAATAACCCCAGCCTTATCGCCTTTCTTTGATCGTTTGCTGCAACAGGCTAAAGTCAAAGATCTGCGACAACGAAATATATCCTTGGGGCTGATACCCGTCAATTGATCGTCGACTAGAGGCTTTAACTTGGAATCGTAGCGCCGCTCTACTCTTGCCGGTTAAAGCGGAGAACTCGACCGAAGAAATTCCATTCGTGAACGAATACGTCCCCATGCGCATTGAGCGCGACCGCATGCGGCGTCGTAACAATCCCCCGGCGCCACTTGGCAGGTGGTGTGTTGGGCGTTCCCGTCTCCTCCTCTACGGTGTTGGTGCCGAAGGTTGTGACAATCTTGCCTGCCCTGTCGAGAACGGCGATTCGTCCCTTCGCCTCCGCGACGACGGCATAGTCATCGTCGATGGCCACGTCTTTGGGCACTCGCAGATCAGCAGCGAACACTCCCAAAAATTCGCCATCGAGAGACCAGTGGACGAGGCGGTTGTTTCTTTGGTCGGTACCAATGATCCGCAGCGGCGTAAACCGCGTGTCGATCGCGAGATTGTGCAGCCGGTTGAATCCATCGGGCGTCTTGTTGCCGCCAAACGAGGTCAGGTATTTCCCAGCGCGATCAAAGCGGTGAATGTAGTCACTGGCGTAGCCATCGGAGGCATACAGATCGCCATTGGGCGCCACCGCCAATCCCGACATCCTGACGACCAGCGCGCCATCCGCGCCTTTGTTGAGCTCCGTGTCTTTGAACCTGTCCGGGATGGCGGACGCCGAGATACTTAATACTACTTCCCCATCCAACGTCATCTTTTCGATGATCGGTCCTGTCGCCACGCTGCCACTGTAGGGACCCGTATCTGCGGCGCCTCCTCCCCTGATCGTGTACAGGACTTCGCCCTCCGGTTCCGTACGAATTAAAATAGTGTGCAAGTTGCGCGGTGCGTTGGCGACATTCCGAAGATACGTGCCGTTCGGCGCGTACACTGCGATGCCCGTTATGGGAAGCCGGTGGGTCACAAAGATTTCGCCGTTGGCTCGCACGGCAATACCGCCATTGGTATGGCCCAGCGGTCCGTCATTCGGCATCAGCCAGCCCGGCACCGCCTTATATTCCGGAATGGTAGGGTTTCCGTTCTGAGGTGCTGTCCCCCCCCGATCTGCTCTTGGCGATAGACATTTGGGAACCAGATGTGAGACATCCTTGACTAAGTTGACTAACTTTACAAAAGACACCCACCTACTCTCAGCTGCATTACATGTCGAGGATGTCCAAAGTCTGGGGTCCCCCGACAATTTCCATAAGCGAACTAAGGGGGCTACTTAAAGCCTATTTGTTTGATCAGCTTTTCCCAGTGTTCGACTTCTTTTTCGTACTTCTCGGTGGTGATCCCGTGCTCCGGCCGCCAGCGTTTGAACGGCTGTTCTTTCGTTGCACTTCCGTATTGAAATTTTTCCAGGATCTTCTGGCCATCCGGGCTCAGGAGAAAATCAGCCATGAGAACCGCGCCATGGGGACGGGGCGATTTGACCGCGATGGCCGCGCTACCGACGTTGTTGGGCACGAGATCCATCGGCAGCCATTCCACCGGCGCGCCTTTCGACGCCGCGAGCCATGTGTGGCTCTGAAAAATCGCCGGTGAGGCGGTGACTTCGCCGGAGGCAATCACATTGACTAGCGCCGGCGCATCAAGATTGTAAAGCTTGATTTGCTGCTCTTTGAGTTTTTTAACGAGCTCTTCCCCTTTGGCCTTGATTATTGCGCCGACGATCTTGCTGCCCGAAGTTCCTCCCAATGGCAGGCCCATCTTGCCCTTGAGATCGGGGTGCAGAAGACCATCGAAATTCTTCGGCACAGCCGCGGCCGGCAGAAGATTTTTGTTATACGCAAAACCGATGTAGGACTCGCGCGCGAGAGCCCAATAGTAGAGCCCTTTTCCCGCCGGCTCCTTAGCATCGTCGGAGTAGGCCCTGAGCAGCGGCGAATTATAAGGCTGGAGTAGCCGCGAGTCGCGCATGAACATGAGGTTGCCCTCGGTGGTTTCGATCGTGTCGACAAGATATCGCCCGGCTTTGTACTCTTCGGTCATCCGGACGAACAAGTCGGAGCCGCCAGCGCGATAGACGTCGACTTTGACTCCGGGATATTTCGCCTCGAAGGCTGTGATGAGCGCTTTGTAGGAGCCGCCCGCCAGCGAGGTGTACCACATCAGCCTGCCTTGGGCTTTGGCGCCAGCGTAAAGCAACTGCTCGCGGTCCGCGCCCATATAACTCACCAGCTCGTTTAGACTTGGCTTGCGCGTTTGCGCTCGGGCCGGCGACGGGAAAAGCAAAAGGGTGAAAAGAACGAGTGCGACAACTCTCATTTCAAAGCCCTCTTGAAATTTTCGTTTTTCGCGGTAACCGCCCTATATCGCCGCCGGAGGTTCGAGTCAACGAGGTTCCAGCGCCCTAGTGAAAAACAGGTCAAACGAAAAACCGGGCCGGTTTTTACCGCTTAGAATTTTCAAAATTTTGACTTTAGCTCGCAGTCCGGAAAACGAAGTGACGATTCATGCGCAGGCGTTACCAAGTTGACTAAGTCACCACCCGCCGCAGTTTTCCTAGATTGTAAGTTTGTCCATCTGATCAAGTCCCCTGGCTTTCTCCCAACCCAACGCCGATCACGCAGTGCCGCGTTCTTTGCCGATCATTTCGAGCAAAGTGCCGTACAAAATATAGTCGGCGCTGTCCATGCCCATCTTGCCCTTCCACTTGGGCAGCAAGAGCTCGTCGTAGCTCGTCGGCACCTCGTCGCGATTCAACATGCGCGTGTTGTAGGTGAGCACCCGCGTGTCCAATAAACGGATACTTGCGCGCGAACGCTTTCTGCGGTGCCTGAACTGTGTCCAACCTCACGCGGCGTAGAGGACAACTTCGCCTTCGGTTAGGGCCTTCTCGACCACGCTGGGCTCGCCGGCGTGCGTCAAGTTGCTACTGGCGACACAAAGCACCAACAGCAAAAAACAGACGAACCGTTTAGCGCAATTCGGTTTAATCACTAGTACTCGTCGAAACAGATTCGCTAGTAAGCCGGTCACCACGCTGTGTTGGAGCCGTGCGCCTCGTGCGATACTGGCGCTAAAACTTGATACGGATCGCCAAACTCAGCAGCTACTTCCAAGACTTGCGGGTGGTGCAACAGGGCGCGGTCGAGCATGCCGAATTTGTCGACCACCAAGCGGTCGTCGATGTAGAGCCGGCCGTTGAAGACCGAGCCGTCCATGTGGCGGAACTTGGAATGTTTGCGCGGCGTGCCGTTGCCGACCCAGGGCATCTTGCTGATCAATTCCCAGTGCATCGGGTCGGCGACGCCGTGCTCGGCGGACGCTTTGGGATGATAGCCGAACATGATCTCGATCAAGTGATTCGATTCCGGCACTTCTTTGAATAGCCGCCGGCATTCTTCGCCGACTTCACCGCCGCCGTCGACTTCGGTGATGACGTTGTCTTTGATCTTCCAGCGCATCGGTTCGGCGAGCCGGCCGGCCACGCCTTGGACGCAGCTCAAATAAACTTCGCCATTGGAATTGCCTTCGCCGTTGAAAACACCGCAGCGGCCCCAGGGAAAATGGCAGCGCCCCGGCGGGTCGCCGGCGCGGAACTGCATGCCGTAGAGTTTCTTGCCATCGTAAGTAGCGGTCAACTTGCTGCCGAGATCGTCTTCAATGCGCACGACTTTGCCGTTGGCGACGACTTCGCGGACTTTCTCGGCAAGCTTCCACAAGACTCTGTTGGGAAACTTGGCGTAATCGCGCGCGAGCAAGCCGGCGTTGCCTTCGAAGTAAATGTGATAGGGCTTCATGCGGGTTTCGTGCAGCTGGGTGCCGCTCTCCTCGCGCTTGCGGCCGAGGGCGCGATGGTCCGGCGTGAAAGTGATAAATACCGGCCACACCCAAATCGCCACGTCGGAGGCGTGCATGGCGTCGAGCACTGCTTTGGGCACTTTACCGTAGCGCGCGATGGGTTCAGTGACGAGCGTCATCGGCTCGGCGCCGTAAAAGCGTATGCCGGCGGTGAGCGCTTCGAGTGTGGTCTTGTCGCTGCGCGTGTCGGCGAGCAGCAAGACCTGGTCGCCCTTGCGCAGGTCCGAGGCTTCGATCATGTTGCGCACGCCGATCATCATGTCGGCAACTTCGTAGGTGGTGTTCATGGTTTCTCCTTTAAGTCGAGTAAGCGCTACTATCGAGAGGTGGACCGGATGTGCCTCGCGCAAAGGCGCAAAGTACGCAAAGGAAATTTTATTGTTTCCGAACTTTGCGTGCTTCGCGTCTTCGTGGTGAAAAACTTTATTGCTGATTCTGAAAGCGCTTGATGACGCCGGTATGGAACGGCCGTTGGGCAAAAACACCAATCTGGATCCGGTTGTCGAACGGGTCGTAGCCGTAGGCGGTGTTGGTGTCGGGCTCGTGCCAGGGGATCAGGTTTGGATCGGGGCCCCAATACTGCTCCTTGCGGTTGAAGCGCTTGAGCATTCCCGGATAGGTCTCGGCGTTGGAGCGCAGATCGATGTGCGGGCCGCGGTAGCATTGCGTGCTGCGATCGGCGACCTTCACCACTTTGTGCAGGATGATCAGCTGGCCCGATTTCGGCACTGTCAGCGTGATCTGCCCTTCGCCGGGCACTTGGGCTCCTTCGATAAGGCCGAACGTGTCGCTGTACCAGGTGCGCGCGAGATTCAAATCGGTAACCTCGACGCGCACATGACTAATGCGCCGCAGCGGCACCAAACCCACTTGCGGCTCGATGGTCGAAGGCTCTTTCATGATGCAAAGCTCGATTGTGTTGCCGTCGGGGTCGAGCACTGAGAGCGATTCTTTGATCGGCGAAGAAGATGACGGATAGTCGGTCACCCGGTGCGGATTTAGATTTTGTTTGTCGGCGACCTCGTAGGCCGCCGAAAGATTGTCGCCGGCAACTTCAAAACCCCAGACCACGCCTTCCATCATGCGCGCCGGCTTGGGTGAGAGGCGAACATCTTGCAGCGAAACGCCGAAGCCGGGATGGTTGGCGACGGTCATGAACAGCATCATCGGCACTTCGCGGTTCAGGCCGCGCCAGTTCAAGTTGGTCAGGTGGCCGATGCGCCCGCCCATAAAATTGCCCCAAAACCGAAAGGCGCGGCCGAGATCGTTGGACGGCAACACACCGTGATCGATGCGTTCTAGGACGACTGGGGATGTGGTGGCCATGTGCAAACTACTCCTTCAAATCGAGACACCATTTCTATCTTAGCTCTCGTGAAAGTTCAAAGTTCTTGACGAATCGTTCGAGCGACTTTCAGAGGTTGATCCTTGAACGGTAATTCTCCCCTTGCTAACGTCGCGCATACGATTATAAACACAACCTACTACCTTCGGAGGAGCTATGGGCAAGAAAATTCGCGAGTTCATGACGCATCGAGAGCCGTCGGAACATATCTGGATGGAACGCGACGAAGCCGCGGTGATCGGCACGGCACGCATGGGACAAAGAATGGTGCCAAAGATCCGTGCGTTCGACTTGCTGCGCAGCACGCCGCTCACCGGTAACCGGGCGCGCGCGACGGTGTTCGAAGGCGAAACCCTGCGGGTAACGACGGAATATATCGCGGGCCGTGAAACCCAACTGACCCGCGCCTGCGACTACGACACGATTTATTTGCAATTCTGCGGCAAGTCGAAGATCGAAAGCGAGGGCGGCACCATCGAGCTGGAGCCTGGCGAGATTGCTCTCGTGCCGTCGGCGATTTCGCACCGCACGACGGGAACCGATCAATGTTTGCGGGTGCGCGTAGCAACGCTAGAAGCGGTTGTCGAAGGCGTCGATCCGCAGAAACCGACGATGCAAAGAAAGTTCACCAACCGTCCTTCGGAGCCGATCGCCGCGAGTAACGGCGCGACGTCCAGTAACGGTACCGAGGGGCCGGTGCTGGAGCACATCAGTTTCTGGGACCCGCAATCGGATCTCTGGGTGGAGCGCGATGTCAACGCACTCATCGGCTGCAAACGCGAAGGCGGGCGCGAAGTGCGC contains:
- a CDS encoding NCS2 family permease, with amino-acid sequence MAHASFNPPWFVRKDWDGFFGLMIDNLIQLILIVTLCRELVHLPDSYIFGMILPGAALSILVGNFFYAWQAHRLMRESGRDDITALPYGINTVALFAFVFFIMLPIYLETKDPVWAWKVGLVACFLNGVIEIVGAFVAESVRRVTPRAALLSALSGIAITFIAMDFTFKIYSRPLVALLPMALIFVAYFSHQKLPLGLPGGMVAIGLGTILGWGLGLMNRDALHFNVSLALPQYAGGSLWEALTHPSFLSYFSVIFPMGIFNVVGSLQNIESAEAAGDRFKTFPSLMANGIGSVVAALFGSVFPTTIYIGHPGWKRLGARVGYSTLNGVFISFLCLTGTMQAVLGLIPLEAGIGILLYIGIVIMAQAFQETPKEHAPAVALGIVPALAGWGLLMLETGLRAAGKSLFQVGLAPFARESVAIHGMISLERGFIFTSMILAAIGVALIERQFAKAAAWSIVAALLSATGIIHAYELTAGGIVSRFGWMAAPEFFLAYLLLALLFFCGGLVCKRI
- a CDS encoding VOC family protein, with product MATTSPVVLERIDHGVLPSNDLGRAFRFWGNFMGGRIGHLTNLNWRGLNREVPMMLFMTVANHPGFGVSLQDVRLSPKPARMMEGVVWGFEVAGDNLSAAYEVADKQNLNPHRVTDYPSSSSPIKESLSVLDPDGNTIELCIMKEPSTIEPQVGLVPLRRISHVRVEVTDLNLARTWYSDTFGLIEGAQVPGEGQITLTVPKSGQLIILHKVVKVADRSTQCYRGPHIDLRSNAETYPGMLKRFNRKEQYWGPDPNLIPWHEPDTNTAYGYDPFDNRIQIGVFAQRPFHTGVIKRFQNQQ
- a CDS encoding extracellular solute-binding protein, which produces MRVVALVLFTLLLFPSPARAQTRKPSLNELVSYMGADREQLLYAGAKAQGRLMWYTSLAGGSYKALITAFEAKYPGVKVDVYRAGGSDLFVRMTEEYKAGRYLVDTIETTEGNLMFMRDSRLLQPYNSPLLRAYSDDAKEPAGKGLYYWALARESYIGFAYNKNLLPAAAVPKNFDGLLHPDLKGKMGLPLGGTSGSKIVGAIIKAKGEELVKKLKEQQIKLYNLDAPALVNVIASGEVTASPAIFQSHTWLAASKGAPVEWLPMDLVPNNVGSAAIAVKSPRPHGAVLMADFLLSPDGQKILEKFQYGSATKEQPFKRWRPEHGITTEKYEKEVEHWEKLIKQIGFK